In Pseudoroseomonas cervicalis, the DNA window TGCCGATCAGGTTGAACAGGATCTGCCGCAGCCGCGCCGGGTCGCCCAGCATGCGGCGCGGCAGGCCGGGCCCGAGGTCGCAGAGCAGTTCCACCCCGCGGGCGGCGGCACGTGGCGCGAACAGCTCGGCGATGGTGGCGATCTCGGCCTCGGGCGAGAAGGCGATGCGCTCCTGCTCGACCACGCCGGATTCGAGGCGGGAGAAGTCGAGCACATCGTTCAGCAGCACCAGGAGATGCTCGGCGCTGCCGCGGATGGTCTCGGCATAGCGGCGCTGCACCGGCTCGAGCGGGGTCTCCATCAGCAGCCCGGCCATGCCGATCACCCCGTTCATCGGGGTGCGGATCTCATGGCTCATGGCGGCCAGGAATTCCTCCTTGGCGCGGGCGCCGGCGCGCGCCGCCGCCTCCTCCTCGGCCAGGCGGGAGCCCTGGCGGCGCAGCGCATCGGCCTGCCGCGCCATCAGCCAGAAGGCGGCCAGCGCCAGCAGCACCAGCGCCGGCAGCGCCGCCAGCACCAGCGGCCGCACCGTGCCGGCCATGGCCAGCGCATCCTCGCGCCGGCGCACCGCCTCGACCACGATCTGCCCCGGCCGGGCCAGGGCGAAGGCGGCATAGCCTTCCACCCCCTCCTGGTCCGGGCCTTCCCACTGGCCGCTCTCGCGCCGCGGCAGGAAGGAGCGGAACGGCCAGGCGCTGGCATTCAGCACGCCGATGCCGCCCGCCCCGCCATCGCTGCGCGCCAGCAGCAGGCCGGTGGCGCTGTGCAGCCGCAGCGTCACGCCGAAGGATTCGCTGGCCGGGCGCAGCAGCGCCTGCTGCAGCGCCTGCGGGTCGAGCAGCGCGACCACCGCGCCGCGCACCCCGCCCGGCGCCGCCCCGGCCCCGGCCACGCCCGGCAGCGGCCGCGCCAGCGGGATGCTCCACTGCCCGGTCTGCGCGATGATGGCCGGGCTGCCGCCGCCCGGCGGGCCCAGGAACAGCCCGGCCTCCGGCGCGCCGCTGCGCAGCCCAGGGGCGCTTCCCGGGGCGCTTCCCTGGCTGTTCCCCTGGCCGCTCCCTTGGCCACTCCCCTGATTATTCCCCTGGCCATTGCCCAGGCGCAGCAGGCGGAACCAGTCGCGGTCGCCGATGCCGCGCTCCAGCATCGCCTCGTCGGTGGCGGCCTGCACCCGGCCCAGCACATCGGCCAGCAGCAGGCCGCGCAGCTCCGGCAGGTCGCGCAGCGCCGCCTGCAGCAGCGCGGTGGCCTCGGCCGGGTCGACGAAGCGGCTGGCGGGCAGCGCCGCCAGCGCCTGCAGCCGGCGGTCCACCCGCTCCAGCGTGGCGGAGAGCTGCGCCGTCACCACCCGCGTCACACCGGCCGAAAGCTGCAGCGCGCGCTGGCCCTCGACCGATTCGATGCGGGCCTGCAGCAGGGCGTGCAGCGCCGCCAGCAGGGCCAGCAGCAGCAGCGCGGCGCAGCCGAACAGCCGCCAGGGCCGCGGCCCCGTCGGGCGGCGCGGCGCCAGGCCCAGGAAGCGGCGCCAGCGATCCGGCAGGCGGGGGGGAGCGGCGGCGGTCATGCGGGCCGCATCTTGGCAAAAGCATCACAAAATTGGGAGAATTTACTCGCTTTTTTACGATTGAGGGCCGATGAACGCCCTGGCCGCAGGATTCGTCGCGGCTTTCAAGACGTGAGCGCGGCCATTGCCGGCGCTGTCGGAGCGGCCATTCGGGATGCGGCGGATCTACACCTGCCTGGCGGAGGAGCATGATCCGGTCCTGCTGCTGGCGGCGGCCCTGCTCTGCCTGATCGGCGCCACCGTCTCGCTCGGCCTGCTGCACCGCGCCCGGCGCGCCCGGCCGGAGGCGCGCGCCGGCTGGCTGCTGCTGGGCGGGCTGGCGGTCGGCGCCAGCATCTGGTGCACGCATTTCGTCGCCATGCTGGGCTACCAGCCGGGCTTCGGCCTGGGCTTCCGCCTGCTGCCGACGCTGGGCTCGCTGCTGCTGGCCGTGGTCTCGGGCACCGCGGCGCTGGCGGTGGCGGCCGGGCCCTGGGCGCTGGCGGCGCCGCTCGGCGGGGCGCTGTTCGGCCTCGGCACCTGGGCGATGCATCTGCTCGGGCTCAGCGCCTATGGCGATGCCGGGGTGCTGCGCTTCTCCCCCCTGCTGCTCGGCGCCTCGCTGCTGTTCGGCATGGCGCTCGGCGCGCTGGCGCTGATGGGCAAGCGGGCGCGGCCGGGGCCGGCCGGCTGGTTCGGCGGCGGCGTGCTGCTGGCCGCCTCGGTGCTGTCGCTGCATGTCACCGGCATGGCGGCGATCCGGCTGCTGCCGCTGCCGCTGCAGGACCCGGATTCGGCCGAATCCTCGCTCGGCCTCGCCGTGGTCAGCGTGGCGCTGATGGTCTTCGCCGCCGCCCTGGCCGCGCTGCTGATCGACCGCCGGGCCGAGGAGGAGGGCGAGCAGCGGCTGCGCCGCCTGGCCGATGCGGCGATGGAGGGGCTGGCGGTGGTGCAGGAGGGGCGCATCGTCGAGGCCAATCACAGCTTCCAGGCGCTGTGCGGCCGCACGCGCGCGGCGCTGCTGGGCCAGCCCCTGCCGGGGGCGCTGCTGGAGATGGCCGAGGCCGGCGAGGCCGGCTGGCTGCGCCATGCGGATGGCAGCCGCATCGAGGTGGCGCTGCAGCTGCGCGAGGGGCTGCCGGAGCCGGGCTTCCGCGTCTTCGTGCTGCGCGACCTCAGGCCGCAGCGGGCGCAGGAGGCGCGGCTGGACCACATGGCGCGGCATGACGCGCTGACCGGCCTGCCCAACCGCGCCCGCTTCGCCGAGATGCTGGAGCAGGCCCTGGCCGAGGCGCGCGGCCGGCACGGGCTGGCGCTGCTGCGGCTCGGGCTGAACGGGCTGAAGACGGTGAACGGGCTGCATGGCCATGCCGCCGGCGATGCGGCGCTGCGCGCCTATGCCCGCGCCCTGGCGGCGCGGCTGCCGGAGGCGGGGCTGGCGCGGCTCGGCGGCGATGAATTCGCCGCCCTGCTGCCCTTCCGCGACGAGGCCGAGCTGCAGGAGCGGCTGCCGCGCATCGCCGCCCTGACCGTGCCGGTGGGCGGCAAGGCCGGGGCGGGCCCGCTCGGCACCGGCATCGGCGCCGCGATCGGCGCCGCCCTCTACCCGGAGGATGCGGGCGAGGCGGAGGCGCTGATGGCCTATGCCGACATCGCGCTGCAGCGCGCCAAGGCGCTGCCGGGGCGGCCGCCCTGCTTCCATGACGCGGCCCAGGATGCGCGGCTGCAGCAGCGTCGGCGGCTGGCGCAGGACCTGGCCGGGGCGCTGGCCGAGGGGCAGTTCTTCCTGGTGTTCCAGCCGCAGATGGTGCTGGCCAGCGGCCAGCTCTGCGGGCATGAGGCGCTGCTGCGCTGGCACCATCCGCAGCTCGGCCTGGTGCCGCCGGACCATTTCATCCCGCTGGCCGAGGAGAGCGGGCTGATCCTGCCGCTCGGCGCCTGGACGCTGCGCCAGGCCTGCGCCGCCGCGGCGGCGGAGCCGCGGCTGGGCAAGGTGGCGGTCAACCTCTCGCCGCTGCAATTCCGCGATGAGGGGCTGCCCGCCCTGGTCGCCGCCACCCTGGCCGAGACCGGGCTGCCGCCGCAGCGGCTGGAACTCGAGATCACCGAGAGCGCCATGATGCAGGAGATGGCCCGCGCGCTGGAAATGCTGCGGCAGCTGCAGGGCTTGGGCATCGGCATCGCCATGGATGATTTCGGCACCGGCTATTCCTCGCTGGGGACGCTGCGCGCCTTCCCCTTCCACAAGATCAAGCTGGACCGCAGCTTCATGCGCGAGATCGGCGAGAGCCCGGCGGCGCTGGCCATCCTGCGGGCGGTGCTGGATATGGGCCAGGGGCTCGGCGTGCCGGTGCTGGCCGAAGGGGTGGAGACACCAGCGCAGCGCGACCGGCTGCGCGAGGAAGGCTGCGCCGAGGCGCAGGGCTATCTGTTCGGCCGCCCGTTGCCGCTGGCCGAGCTGTTCCCCAGCCCCACCCCCGCCGCCGCCTGATTTTTGTCAGGGCCGGCCGCCGCTGGCGGCCGGCGGCGGGGCGCTGGCCCGGCCCCGCCCCACCCGCGCCCCCCTTCCCTGCCGCGCCCCGCCTCAAAACCCGATGGCGGCAGCACGAAAGAAAGCAGCCCGAAAAAAATCAGCGGTGGATGCGCAGCGGCCCGAAGCTCTGGCAGACCGGCATCAGCTGCAGCGTGTTGACGTTCACCCGGGCCGGGCGCGTCGCCACCCAGTGCACGGCGTCGGCGATGTCGTCGGGCGTCAGCGGGTCGGTGCCGTCATAGACGGCGGCGGCCTTGGCATCGTCGCCGAAGCGGACATTGGAGAATTCGGTGCCGCCGACCAGGCCGGGCTCGATATCGGTGACGCGGATTTTGGTGCCGAACAGGTCGGCGCGCAGGTTCAGGCTGAACTGGCGGACGAAGGCCTTGGTCGCGCCATAGACATTGCCGCCCGGATAGGGCCATTCGCCGGCGGTGGAGCCGATATTGACGACATGGCCGCGGTCGCGCGCCACCATGCCGGGCAGCACCGCATGGGTCATGGCGACCAGGCCCTTGACGTTGGTGTCGATCATGGTCTGCCAGTCGGACAGGCTGGCGCGCTGCGCCGGCTCCAGCCCCAGCGCCAGGCCGGCATTGTTTACCAGCAGGTCGATCTCCGACCATTCGGCCGGCAGGCCGGCGATGGCGGGGGCGATGGCGTCGCTGTCGCGCAGATCGAGCGGCAGGGGCAGCACGCGGTCGCGGCCCAGCTCCCCGGCCAGCGCCTGCAGCCGCTCGGCGCGGCGGCCGATGGCGATGATGCGGGCGCCGTCCTGGGCGAAGCGGCGGGCGATGGCGGCGCCGAAGCCGGCGGTGGCGCCGGTGACGAGGATCAGCATCGGGCGGTCTCCTGCGGGTCGAGGCCACCGGTATGGCAGCGCGGCGCGGAGCCGGGAAGCCGAGGCCGCTCAGCCGACGCGCAGCAGCCCCGGCCCGTGCCGGCGCAGCCAGGCCTGCGCCGCCGCATGGTGCGGGTTCAGCGCCGCCAGCACCGCCCAGAAGCGCGGCGAGTGGTTCAGCTCCTCCAGATGCGCGACCTCATGCGCCACGACGTAGTCGAGCACCCAGGGCGGCGCCATCACCAGCCGCCAGGAGAAGGCCAGGGTGCCGTCCGGCGCGCAGCTGCCCCAGCGGCCACGCGGATCCTTCAGCCGCACCGCGCGCGGCGCGACGCCGAGCCGCGCGGCATGG includes these proteins:
- a CDS encoding ATP-binding protein, encoding MTAAAPPRLPDRWRRFLGLAPRRPTGPRPWRLFGCAALLLLALLAALHALLQARIESVEGQRALQLSAGVTRVVTAQLSATLERVDRRLQALAALPASRFVDPAEATALLQAALRDLPELRGLLLADVLGRVQAATDEAMLERGIGDRDWFRLLRLGNGQGNNQGSGQGSGQGNSQGSAPGSAPGLRSGAPEAGLFLGPPGGGSPAIIAQTGQWSIPLARPLPGVAGAGAAPGGVRGAVVALLDPQALQQALLRPASESFGVTLRLHSATGLLLARSDGGAGGIGVLNASAWPFRSFLPRRESGQWEGPDQEGVEGYAAFALARPGQIVVEAVRRREDALAMAGTVRPLVLAALPALVLLALAAFWLMARQADALRRQGSRLAEEEAAARAGARAKEEFLAAMSHEIRTPMNGVIGMAGLLMETPLEPVQRRYAETIRGSAEHLLVLLNDVLDFSRLESGVVEQERIAFSPEAEIATIAELFAPRAAARGVELLCDLGPGLPRRMLGDPARLRQILFNLIGNAIKFTDSGWVKLEVEALPLPRAPGAEGPAPWRLSCTISDTGIGLDPARIPMLFERFTQADASISRRYGGTGLGLAICRRLAEQMGGGIGAAPRPGGGSQFRFHVELGLLEPAVAETPLAGLPVLLLGGSAEGQAVLARQLAALGAEPLVAAGEAEARHMLAAAALAGRPVRLALLHGAAARPVPEGAPGPDLGARLRAAPGGAGLALLCCLPPPAAPLPGATLLLQPSLPARLREAALQALSGGGAPAAAAPIAAAPAPAGAEGPGPAVLVVDDNATNQAVMQALLQRQGCAVTLAGDGVEAVALAAETRFDLILMDMQMPRMDGLEATQRLRAAPGPNQRSRIIGLTAAVGPEEEARCRAAGMDDYLTKPVQRATLQRLVAELRGAPPAERRTG
- a CDS encoding EAL domain-containing protein, producing MRRIYTCLAEEHDPVLLLAAALLCLIGATVSLGLLHRARRARPEARAGWLLLGGLAVGASIWCTHFVAMLGYQPGFGLGFRLLPTLGSLLLAVVSGTAALAVAAGPWALAAPLGGALFGLGTWAMHLLGLSAYGDAGVLRFSPLLLGASLLFGMALGALALMGKRARPGPAGWFGGGVLLAASVLSLHVTGMAAIRLLPLPLQDPDSAESSLGLAVVSVALMVFAAALAALLIDRRAEEEGEQRLRRLADAAMEGLAVVQEGRIVEANHSFQALCGRTRAALLGQPLPGALLEMAEAGEAGWLRHADGSRIEVALQLREGLPEPGFRVFVLRDLRPQRAQEARLDHMARHDALTGLPNRARFAEMLEQALAEARGRHGLALLRLGLNGLKTVNGLHGHAAGDAALRAYARALAARLPEAGLARLGGDEFAALLPFRDEAELQERLPRIAALTVPVGGKAGAGPLGTGIGAAIGAALYPEDAGEAEALMAYADIALQRAKALPGRPPCFHDAAQDARLQQRRRLAQDLAGALAEGQFFLVFQPQMVLASGQLCGHEALLRWHHPQLGLVPPDHFIPLAEESGLILPLGAWTLRQACAAAAAEPRLGKVAVNLSPLQFRDEGLPALVAATLAETGLPPQRLELEITESAMMQEMARALEMLRQLQGLGIGIAMDDFGTGYSSLGTLRAFPFHKIKLDRSFMREIGESPAALAILRAVLDMGQGLGVPVLAEGVETPAQRDRLREEGCAEAQGYLFGRPLPLAELFPSPTPAAA
- a CDS encoding SDR family NAD(P)-dependent oxidoreductase — encoded protein: MLILVTGATAGFGAAIARRFAQDGARIIAIGRRAERLQALAGELGRDRVLPLPLDLRDSDAIAPAIAGLPAEWSEIDLLVNNAGLALGLEPAQRASLSDWQTMIDTNVKGLVAMTHAVLPGMVARDRGHVVNIGSTAGEWPYPGGNVYGATKAFVRQFSLNLRADLFGTKIRVTDIEPGLVGGTEFSNVRFGDDAKAAAVYDGTDPLTPDDIADAVHWVATRPARVNVNTLQLMPVCQSFGPLRIHR